A stretch of DNA from Cellulomonas fengjieae:
GGTCCGCAGCGCCTTCCAGCAGCAGGACCCGCCGGGCGCCAACCGCCCGGGCACCCCGCCTCCGGCGACCCCCGCGCGGAACCGCTCCGTGGGTGCGGCCGCTGTGGAGAGCGACACGGCCGCCGCGACCACGCCGCTGCCGCCCGCACCGACACCGACTCCTCGGCCACAGGCACAGCCACAGCCACAGCCGCTCCCCCCGCCCGTGCCGCCCTCGGTCCAGCGCCGGCCGGTCTCGCAGACGACGTCCGCCGCGCCGGCCGCGTCCTCCGTGCCGCCCGTGGCGCGGGAGCCCCGGCCCCAGCGGCAGCCCGAGCCGGAGCCCCAGCCGCGCGACGACGACCCGTTCGACTTCGGCGATGTCATCGGCGCCGACAACGGTCCCCCCTCCAAGAACCGGTTCAACGCGACTGCCCTCGTCCTGATCGTCGTCGTCGCCGTGGTGATCCTGGGCGTGGTCCTCGCGTTCCGTGCCCTCTTCTCGTCGTTCGATCCCGCGAGCGGGTCGGCCGACGAGGGCCCCGAGCCCTCGCAGTCCGCCGCGGCGCCGCCCGTGGCCGAGCCGTCCGAGGGGGCGCCGGCCGAGGAGCCACCCGCTCCCGTCGCGGCTCCGCCGGTCATCGCGTCGGCGACCTCGATCGACCCGTCCGACGCCGACGGCGAGCACGAGGAGGACGTCGCCAAGGCGTTCGACGGCGACCCGGGGACGTACTGGTACACCCAGACCTACAAGCGGGACGACTTCGCGGGCTTCAAGGACGCGGTCGGATACGTCATCAACCTCGCGGAGAAGACCACCGTGAGCACCGTGACGCTGCGCACGAACAGCGCGGGCGGGAACGTCGAGGTCCGGGCGACGGATGCCGCCAACCCGACGGCCGGCACCGTGCTCGCGTCCGGCGCGTTCGGGCCCGACACGGTGCTGACCCTGAACCCCCCGACGGAGACCCAGTCGCTCGTCCTGTGGATCACACAGCTGCCGACAGCCTCGGACGGTGCGTTCCGGCTCGAGGTCACCGAGATCGAGCTGTCCTGAGCCGTTCCGGCGCCGGCCGTGGAACAGATCGCCCCTAGGATCGGTTGAAGCCGTCAGCCCACGCCGGTGCGTCACCGGCACGCCGAACACGCAAGGACCCCACGTGACCGACCAGTCCACCACCGTCCGCGACCTGATCATCGTCGGGTCGGGTCCCGCCGGCTACACGGCCGCGATCTACGCGGCCCGTGCCGGCCTGGCCCCCCTGGTGATCGCCGGTTCCGTCACCGCCGGCGGTGCGCTCATGAACACGACCGAGGTGGAGAACTTCCCCGGGTTCCCCGACGGCATCCAGGGCCCCGAGCTGATGGAGGGTCTGCAGAAGCAGGCCGAGAAGTTCGGTGCCGAGGTGCTGTGGGACGACGCCTCCGCGCTCGACCTGGCCGGTGACGTCAAGACGGTCGAGACCCTTGGCGGCGAGACGTACCAGGCACGTGCCGTGGTCCTGGCCACCGGTTCCGCCTACCGCCAGCTGGGCCTCGAGGACGAGGCGCGCATGTCCGGCCGCGGCGTGTCGTGGTGTGCCACGTGTGACGGGTTCTTCTTCCGTGACCAGGAGATCGTGGTGGTCGGCGGCGGCGACTCCGCGGTCGAGGAGGCCACCTTCCTGACCCGGTTCGCCAAGCGCGTCACCCTGGTGCACCGCCGCGACGGCCTGCGCGCCTCGAAGATCATGGCCGACCGCGCGGCGAACGACCCGAAGATCGAGTTCGCCTGGAACAGCGAGGTCGTCGCGATCCACGGCGAGAACAAGGTCACCGGCATCACGCTGCGCGACACCGTCACGGGTGAGACGCGCGAGCACCCGGCCACCGGGCTGTTCGTCGCCATCGGCCACATCCCGCGCTCCGAGCTGCTCAAGGGCCAGGTGGACCTCGACGAGAACGGCTACGTCCAGGTCGTCGGCCGGACCACCGCCACCAACCTGCCGGGCGTGTTCGCGTGCGGTGACCTGGTCGACCACACCTACCGCCAGGCGATCACCGCGGCCGGCACCGGGTGCTCGGCCGCCCTCGACGCGCAGAGCTACCTCGCGTCGCTCACCGACCTCGGCCACGCCGTGCCCCCCACCGAGGGCACCTTCTTCGGGGAGAGCTGATGGGCGCCACCACCGCGGTCACGGATGCCACGTTCGGCACCGAGGTCCTCGAGTCGCAGATCCCCGTGATCGCGTACTTCTGGGCGCCCTGGTGCGGCCCGTGCCGGATGGTCGGTCCTGTGATGGAGGAGCTGGCCGAGCAGTACGCGGGCCGGGTCAAGATCGTGAAGATCAACTCCGACGAGAACCCGCAGACCGTCGCCGACTACGGCATCGTGTCCATCCCGACGCTCAACTTCCACGCCGGCGGCGAGCTGGTGAAGTCCGTCATCGGGGCGCGTCCCAAGTCCATGGTCGCGCAGGAGATCGAGTCGGTGCTCGCGTCCGCCTGAGGGCGCCTTCGCGGGCGGTGTGCCGGCACGTGCCACACTGCGGGGCATGACTGCGCCCCTGGTTCCCGACGGCGAGACGTCGGGCCCCCCCACGTCCTTCGCCGCCGGCACCGGAACGCGCCTCGACCGCTGGCTCGGCTCCTACGCCGAGCGCACCCACGGGATGCGGTCGAGCGAGATCCGCGCCCTGTTCGCCGTCGCCAACCGGCCCGAGGTCGTGTCCCTGGCGGGCGGCATGCCGTTCCTCGAGGGACTTCCCCTCGACATCCTCGGCGAGCTCGCCCAGCGGGTGGTGGCCAGCCGCGGTCTGCAGGCGCTGCAGTACGGCTCCGGTCAGGGTGACGAGACGCTGCGCGAGCAGATCCTCGACGTCATGGCGCTGGAGGGGATCGACGCGCACCCCGACGACGTCGTCGTGACCACCGGATCGCAGCAGGCGCTCGACCTGGTGACCCGCATCTTCATCGACCCGGGCGACGTCGTCGTCGCGGAGGCCCCGTCGTACGTGGGGGCCCTCGGGGTGTTCCGGGCGTACCAGGCCGACGTGGTGCACGTGCCGATCGACGCCGACGGGCTGGTCCCCGAGGCGCTGGAGGCCACGCTCAGCGCCCTCGCCCGCGAGGGACGCCGCGTCAAGTTCCTGTACACCGTGCCCAACTTCCACAACCCCGCCGGCGTCTCCCTGTCCGCGCAGCGCCGCCCGCAGGTGCTCGAGATCGCGCGTCGCCACGGTGTGCTGGTGCTCGAGGACAACCCGTACGGCCTGCTCGGGTTCTCCGGGGACCCGGTCCCGGCCCTGCGGTCGCTCGACGACGAGGGTGTGCTGTACCTGGGCTCGTTCTCCAAGACCTTCGCGCCCGGCTACCGCGTCGGCTGGGTCGTCGCCCCGCACGCCGTGCGCGAGAAGCTGGTGCTGGCCAGCGAGTCGGCGATCCTCTGCCCGTCCAACGCCTCGCAGATCGCCATCTCCACCTACCTGGCGACCTGCGACTGGCGGGGGCAGATCAAGGCCTACCGCGAGCAGTACCGGGAGCGGCGCGACGCGATGATCTCCGCGCTCTCCGAGCACCTCCCCGACGCCTCGTGGAACGTGCCCGACGGCGGCTTCTACACCTGGGTCAAGCTCCCCGACGGCCTCGACGCCAAGGACATGCTGCCGCGAGCCGTCACCGCTCGCGTGGCGTACGTGCCGGGCACGGCGTTCTACTACGACGGCTCGGGTGCCGACCACATGCGGCTCTCGTTCTGCTACCCCACGCCCGAGCGCATCCGTGAGGGCGTGCGGCGGCTCGCCGGTGTCGTGGAGAGCGAGCGGGAGCTCGTGGAGCTGTTCGGCACCTCCGGCTCCGCCGGGCAGGGAGACGTGCAGTCCCCCGGCCCGGACGTGTCCTGAACCGTCCCCCCCGACCAGCCTCGTCTCGACATCGGAGTCCCGTGAGCACCACACCGTCCCCTCGCGTCGTCGTCCTGGCCGGGGGCCTGTCGCACGAGCGGGACGTCTCGCTCCGGTCCGGCCGCCGGGTGGCCGACGCGTTGCGCTCCGTCGGGGTCGACGTCTCGATCCACGACGTCGACGCCGACCTGGTGCCCGCGCTCGTCCAGCTGCGCCCGGACCTGGTCTGGCCCCTCCTGCACGGCACCAGCGGTGAGGACGGCTCCGTGCGTGACGTCGTCCAGATGCTCGGCCTCCGTCTGCTCGGCACCGGGCCGCGCGAGAGCAGAGTTGCCTGGAGCAAGCCGATCGCGAAGACGGTCGCCGCGCGGGCCGGCCTGGCCACCCCGGACTTCGTCACGCTGCCCCAGTCGCTGTTCCGGGAGCTCGGCGCCCGGCACGTGCTCGACTCCATCGTCGCGAGGCTCGGCCTTCCGCTCGTGGTGAAGCCGTCCCGCGGCGGGTCCGCCCTGGGCGTCACGCTGGTCACCCGTGCCGACGAGCTCCCGCAGGCCATGGTCGACTGCTTCGCGTACGGCGACACCGCACTCATCGAGCGGGCCGTCCTCGGCACCGAGGTCGCCGTCAGCGTGATCGACACCGGCGACGGCCCGACCGCGCTGCCCGCCGTGGAGATCGTGACCGAGGGGCCCTACGACTTCGACGCCCGCTACAACCCCGGTCGCACCGAGTACTTCGTGCCCGCCCGGCTGTCCCCGGAGCTGTCCGCAGCGGTCGCGGACGTCGCCGTCGCCGCCCACCGGGCGTTCGGGCTCGACGGCCTGTCGCGCACCGACCTCATCGTCGACCACGACGGGACCGTCTGGTTCCTTGAGGTCAACGTGGCCCCGGGGATGACCGAGACCTCGCTGCTCCCGCAGGCGGCCGAGGCGGCCGGGCTCTCCCTCGGACAGCTCTACCGCGCGCTCGTCGAGACCGCGCTGGCGCGCTGACCTGCTGCTTGGCAGCCGACGCCAGCTCGCCACCAGCAGCGGCGGCACGGGTTCGGCTACCGGCCGTGGCGGTCCGCGTGTGCCACAGTCGTCACCGTGCCCCTGTCCCGTCTCAGCACGCGCCCCGGCGCCCTGACGCTCACCTGGTCGTTCTCCGCCCCGATGGAGGACGTCTGGGTGGGCCTCACCGATCCGGCGCTGGTGGCGCAGTGGTTGGGTCGGCCCACCCAGTACGACGTCCGATTGGGCGGGGCGCTCGTCGTGGACCACGGCGACGGGTTCCTGTCCCGCAGCGTCGTGACCGAGCTGGAACCGGCCCGCCGGCTGGCCATGACCTGGGACTTTCCCGACGAACCCGCCTCGGTGGTCGGGTTCACGCTACGGCCGTCGGGTGCCGGGACGGTTCTGGAGCTGGCCCACGACGGCCTCGGTGAGCTCGTCGCGGCGTACGGTCCCGGGTGGGTGACCCACCTGACGTACCTGGAGGCCGCGGTCGCCGGTGCACCGATCCCCCGGGCGCAGTTCTGGGCGCTCCACGCGACGTTCGAGCTGCTCCACGCGGGAGCCGCCCGGTAGGAGGCCGGGCGGGGCACGTGTGCGCCCGCCCGGCCGATCGCGTCAGTTCTTGAGCAGGCCCGGGTCCTCGGGGGCCAGGCTCGCCAGGATGCGGTTCAGGTCCTGGACGGACGCGAACTCGACGGTCAGCCGTCCGCGCGACTTGCCCAGGCTCACCTTGACGCGGGTCTCGAAACGATCCGAGAGCCGTGCCGCCAGGTGATCGAGCGCCTCGTTCTTGACGCCCGCGCGGGGGGCAGCCCGACGAGCCGACGAAGACCCGTCGCCGCCGAGCGACACGATCTCCTCGACCGCTCGCACCGAGAGACCCTCCGCCACGATGCGCTGGGCCAGGCGCTCGATGGCCGCGCCGTCGTTCAGGCCGAGCAGGGCACGGGCGTGTCCCGCGGACAGGACGCCCGCCGCCACGCGGCGCTGCACCAGGGGCGGGAGCCGGAGCAGTCGCAGCGTGTTCGAGATCTGCGGCCGCGAACGGTGGATGCGCGTGGCCAGCTCCTCGTGCGTGCAGCCGAAGTCGTCGAGCAGCTGCTGGTACGCGGCGGCCTCCTCGAGCGGGTTCAGCTGCGAGCGGTGCAGGTTCTCGAGCAGCGCGTCACGCAGCAGGTCCGAGTCGTCCGTGTCCCGGATGATCGCGGGGATCGACTCCAGGCCCGCCGCCTGCGTGGCACGCCACCGCCGCTCGCCCATGATCAGCTCGTAGCCGTCGCCGGTGTCGCGCACGACGATGGGCTGCAGGACGCCGACCTCGCGGATCGAGCCCACGAGCTCGTCGAGAGCGTCCTCGTCGAAGACGGACCGCGGCTGCTTCGGGTTCGGCCGGATGTCGCCCACCGGCAGCTCCGCGAAGCGGGCGCCAGGAACCGGGAGCAGTCCGTCCGACGGCTCGTCGTTGGCAGGGGTCGCCGGCTGCGCGGCTTCCGGCGCCACCACGGCCGCCGGCGCGTCCGTGGTCCCGGGCGTCTCGTCCACCCGGCGCGCCTCGTCGACCACCACCCCGACGGCCTTGGCGTCCGGCTGCACCGGCGCGCCGAGCGCGCCGTCCGGCGTCGACTCCGCGGCCGGCCGCTCCTCGGTCACCGTCGCCGCCGCGGCTGCCGCCGCAGCCGCAGCCGCAGCACCGTTGCCTCGATTGTCGGGGAAGAACACGTCCACAGGCCGCTCTGCCCCCGTGGGGCGCTGGCCGTCCAGCCCGGTCGGGATCAGGGCACCCAGGCCCTTGCCCAGCCCGCGTCGCTTCTCTACCACTGTTCCTCCTGCAGGACCGGCGCAGCCGCCTGGTTCTCGTGGGTCGCGTTCCGGGCATCGCCGTCGGCCGGCGCCCCGTCGGTGTAGTCGTCTCGCATCTCGACGGCGCCGCGCTCGGCCACCTCACGCGCGGCCTCGAGGTAGGCCAGCGCGCCGGACGAGCCGGGGTCGTACGTCATCACGGTCTGGCCGTAGCTCGGCGCCTCGGAGATCCGCACCGAGCGCGGGACGGTCGTGCGCAGCGTCCGCTCCGGGAAGTGCGTGCGCACCTCGGTCGCCACCTGCTGCGCCAGATTCGTCCGGGCGTCATACATGGTCAGCAGGATGGTCGAGACGTGCAGCCGCGGGTTGAGGTGCGCCTGGATCAGCTGGATGGTCTTCAGCAGCTGGCTCAGCCCTTCCAGCGCGTAGTACTCGCACTGGATCGGGATCAGCACCTCACGCGCCACCACGAAAGCGTTGACGGTCAGCAACCCGAGGCTCGGCGGGCAGTCGACCAGCACGTAGTCCATGCGCTCCTGGCCGTTGGCGACGCGCCACTCCAGGTAGGTGTCGAGCGCGTTCCGCAGTCGAGTCTCGCGGGCGACCATCGAGACCAGCTCGATCTCGGCGCCCGACAGGTCGATCGTCGCGGGCAGGCACCACAGGTTGGGGACGTCCGGGCTCTGCTGCACCGCCTCCGCAAGCGGGGCACCGTCGACGAGCACCTCGTAGATCGACGGCGTACCCGCACGGTGCTCGACGCCCAAGGCGGTCGACGCGTTCCCCTGCGGGTCGTTGTCGAGGACGAGGACGTTCAGTCCTGCCTGGGCCAGCGCGGCCGCCAGGTTGACGGTCGTGGTCGTCTTGCCCACGCCGCCCTTCTGGTTCGCCACCGTGATCACCCGCGTCTGCGGGGGCCGGGGGAAGCGGCGACCGCGCAGCTCGATGCGGCGCCGCGCGTCCTGCTGGAGCTGCGCCATGAGCGGTGTGTCATCCGTGACCGCCGGCAGGCTCTCGACCAGCGCTGCGCGACGGCTCTCGTCGGGGTCAAGATCGTGACGCTGAGCCATGGGCGAGATGGTGTCACGCGATCCCCCACCCGCACCGCCGCTGGCGTCGCTCGCGGTCTTCGTTTCGATCACATTGCTCGCCGCGGAGATGTTCCCCGCATCGCGGGCGTCACCGTCGTCGCGTCCAGCGGCGCTCTGACCAGCGGTGACGCCGCCCGCAGAATCGCGTGCGGTTGTCGATCCGTCAGGCGCCTCGCGCTCTGTTTCACGTGAAACGGTCTCGCCCAACCCTGCCTCGCCGCCGACGGCGGGACGCGCGGATCGTTGATCCGCGCCTCGGGACGGATCGGTCGTTTCACGTGAAACGCCCTCACCGATGACGCGGTCTGTGGCGGGCACAAGGTGAGCGAACCGGCGGTCACCTGCGTCGTCCGGACCGCCCGCCGTTTCACGTGAAACGGTGCCGTCGAGTCCTTCGGCGGGCAGGGCGTGCGCGGCCCGGGGGTCGCCCGCGGGCGAAACTGGAGAGGTCGAGGCGGCGATCGGCAGGTCGTGTGCCGCGCTTGCGTCGGGCGTCGTGTGGAGCACACGGGCGCCACCGAAGGGGTCACCGGTCGGTGTCCCCTGCTCTGTCACACCCTCCGCACGGGGCGCAGTCGGTGGCGTCACCGCCGCCACATCGGCTCGGTCGGGCTCGGGAGCCCACCCCCCGGGATTCGGCTGGACCGTCGTACCCGGCCCGACGGGCTGCTCGACTGCTGCCGGCTGCCCTTCCGGCGCCTGCTGGGCGGCCAGCTGCTCGTCGCGACGCTTCTTCCTACCGAACACCAGGAACTGCCTCTCGTACGACGCGGACCACCCTCGTCACCTCGACCCCCTCGATCGTCGGCGCGTCCAGGACCGACGCCGTCCCCGCACCGAGCTTGCGCCCGACGTGCTTGGCCGCCTCGATCTCCTCTTCCGCCTTGGCGCCCTTGAGCGCCACCAGCTGCCCGCCGCGCACCAGGAGCGGCATCGCCCAGCGGTACAGCTTGTCCAGCGACGCGACTGCACGGACCGTGACGGCGTCGCCGGTCAACCTGCCGTGCTCGTCCTGGGCGCGACCGCGCCGGACCACCACGTTGTCGAGCTTGAGCGTGTCGGCCACCTCGCTGAGCCAGTCGGTGCGACGCTCCATCGGCTCCAGGAGCACCACCTCGACGTCCGGCAGCATCGCCGCGACCACGATTCCGGGTAGGCCGGCCCCGCTGCCCAGGTCGATGACCCGGCCCTGCGTGGGCAGGAAGGGCACCACGGCGGCAGAGTTCAGCAAGTGCCGCTCCCACAGGCGGGCGAGCTCGCGCGGGCCGACCAGTCCTCTGAGCTCGCCCTGGTCGACGAGCAGATCATGGAACGCCGAGACTCTCGGCCACGCCGAGCCGAAGTACTCGGGAAGGCGTTCGTCGCCGTCCAGCGGGTCCGCTCGATCGGTCTCGGCCGACTGAGCTTCCGTCACTGTGGGGCCCCCTGGTTTCACGTGAAACGCGTTGCACTTGCGACTGCGCGCGCCAGCCGGGTCCACCGCCACAGGTGGCTCGCTCGGCGTCGCGCGGCCCTACCGTACCGTGCTGCGGCGGCGTTCCTCGTGCGTCCACACCGCTACATCTCGGGTCTCTCGACTGGTGGTATCGGGACCGTCCATCGCCGTGTGCGTAAGCACACGTTCGCGCCCAAGGTGGCCTCGGCGCGTGCGTGACCTGCAGATACGGGTCTACGGTCGCCGGCGGGTGGCACGAGGCGGGGTAGGACTTCTCACACTCCGCGCGGGCGCGCGTGGTCTCGGCACGGTGGACGTGGACCGTTCGGGAACCGAAGTGCCCCGGCCGCGGTTCGGGAAGCCGACGCCCGCGCGTAAGTGACGGCGCCGACCCGGCCCTCGTGGACGAGCGGCACATCCGCCCTCGGCCGCCACATTCCCGCAGACGTTGGCATGATCGGGACGCCGAACAGGGCTCCCGTGCGCGTGGGGAATCCCATCGCAACGCGGGACAGCCCACGCGCGTTCCGGATAGCGCATGTGCCCCTTCGGATCGACGTGGCAGGGCGTGTGCTGACTCGGCTTGCCGGCACGCCGGCCCGCGCGCGGCCAGAGACCCGCCAGCCGGCGACGAATCATCGGTGCTGCATGGTGCGCTCAAGCCTCGCGCCGTGCTGCTTGCCCTCCTGCGTTACGGGTCGCGATCTGAGCGTGAGGCGTCGGGCTGACTCGTTCGACGTGGTCCCGCGTGCGTATGCGTGGTCCTCCCCCCGGCGGTACGAGGAGCTCGGCGGCCGCGGCCGCAGCGTGGGGCCAGGCCGACATCATGAAGCAACCTCAGTCGGCCGCCTTACCTGCTCGAACCCTGGCCGCATCCGCTGCCAGCCTCGCCCGCGGACACCCCGGCGCGCCAAGCCTGGCCGCGACGGCCCGCCGTCGAATGCTCGTGCCGACAGGGCGAGGCAACTCACGGCGGACGGTGTCGTTTCACGTGAAACACGCTTAGGCCCTCCGCCACGGGTGAACCTGACGAAGCGCGCCTTCCAGCCGAACAGCCGGCGCAACGGCCAGTGAATCGGTCGCGGCCGAGCACCAGAGCTATTCGCGTGTCCCTCGCGGGCGTGCGCCGTATGCTCCGCCGTCCTCGACCGAGCCCCGGGCACCCCTAGCTCGCGATGTCTGTGTGACGGGGAGCGCGCTCGACCGCTTGCGCCGCACGGGCGGCACTGCGGTCCGCTGCGGGCGGCTGGGTCCTCGTGTGTTGGCGCCTCGTCGCCGGGTAGGCAGTCCTCCGGTTCCGGCGACTGCGCCGAAAGGCCGTTGCCACTTGAGCCCGGGAGGCCCTCCGCGCGCGGTGGAAGAGTCAACGGCCGCCCGCGGCAGGAGAATCCGAAAGAGCGACGCGGCGGCGTGACGTTCAGAGCCTGCGCGGCGGGCGCTCAGGGGGTCGAGCCGCTCGGCCGTCAGGCCGCAAGCGCGTCCGGCCGCGAGCCGTCAGGCCGTCGGGTCGGGGGCCATCCGGTCCTGAGTCGCGAGCCATCAGGGGCCGAGCCGCTCGGCCGTCAGGCCGCAAGCGTGTCGGGCCGCGAGCCGTCAGGCCGCCGAGCCCTCGGGGCAATCCGGTCCAGAGTCCCGAGCCGTCAGGGGTCGAGCCGTTTGGCCATGAGGCCGTCCGGGCCACAAATCGTCAGGCCGTCACGCCGAGAGAGTGCCGGCAACCCGCGGCCGCTGACAATGAACCTTCGCGACCGTGAGTCCTGTTCCACGTGAAACATCGCCGGCGCCAGTCGTTCAGTCCCGCCGGTCGGCGGTCCCCTATCGCGACGCCGCCACGGCATCGAGCTGTTCGTCTGCACTCCGCGACCGCCGAACTGTCCAGACCAGTCCAGCGACAGTCCTGTCACGCGAAGGTCGCGTGCCAACTGCGCCAACCCCGTCGGTAGCACCTCGCACCACGACCCCATGTTGAAGCGATCGCTCTTCTCGACCGCGCGACCTCCTGACCTCCCGAGCGCCCGCGCCTCGCAGGGTTCGCAATCGACGCGTCGCCTATCCATCAGAATCGACGCGGGCGGCACCGTTGCTTCCGCCTGCAGAGCCGGACCTTTGATCGCCCGCACGTCGACGCCGTCCGTCAGGCTGCCCGGGCGCGGGACGCCCGGACGGTGCCGGACACCGCGTAGGCGCGCTAGGTATGCTTCTCGTTTCACGTGAAACGGGTCCGCGCCATCGGTTGGCCTTTCGTCGCTTAGTCCCAATCCCCTGCGACGCAGCGCGGGGACGGATACCGACGCCGCCGGTCCACG
This window harbors:
- a CDS encoding SRPBCC domain-containing protein — its product is MPLSRLSTRPGALTLTWSFSAPMEDVWVGLTDPALVAQWLGRPTQYDVRLGGALVVDHGDGFLSRSVVTELEPARRLAMTWDFPDEPASVVGFTLRPSGAGTVLELAHDGLGELVAAYGPGWVTHLTYLEAAVAGAPIPRAQFWALHATFELLHAGAAR
- the trxB gene encoding thioredoxin-disulfide reductase, whose amino-acid sequence is MTDQSTTVRDLIIVGSGPAGYTAAIYAARAGLAPLVIAGSVTAGGALMNTTEVENFPGFPDGIQGPELMEGLQKQAEKFGAEVLWDDASALDLAGDVKTVETLGGETYQARAVVLATGSAYRQLGLEDEARMSGRGVSWCATCDGFFFRDQEIVVVGGGDSAVEEATFLTRFAKRVTLVHRRDGLRASKIMADRAANDPKIEFAWNSEVVAIHGENKVTGITLRDTVTGETREHPATGLFVAIGHIPRSELLKGQVDLDENGYVQVVGRTTATNLPGVFACGDLVDHTYRQAITAAGTGCSAALDAQSYLASLTDLGHAVPPTEGTFFGES
- a CDS encoding ParB/RepB/Spo0J family partition protein, which produces MVEKRRGLGKGLGALIPTGLDGQRPTGAERPVDVFFPDNRGNGAAAAAAAAAAAATVTEERPAAESTPDGALGAPVQPDAKAVGVVVDEARRVDETPGTTDAPAAVVAPEAAQPATPANDEPSDGLLPVPGARFAELPVGDIRPNPKQPRSVFDEDALDELVGSIREVGVLQPIVVRDTGDGYELIMGERRWRATQAAGLESIPAIIRDTDDSDLLRDALLENLHRSQLNPLEEAAAYQQLLDDFGCTHEELATRIHRSRPQISNTLRLLRLPPLVQRRVAAGVLSAGHARALLGLNDGAAIERLAQRIVAEGLSVRAVEEIVSLGGDGSSSARRAAPRAGVKNEALDHLAARLSDRFETRVKVSLGKSRGRLTVEFASVQDLNRILASLAPEDPGLLKN
- the rsmG gene encoding 16S rRNA (guanine(527)-N(7))-methyltransferase RsmG gives rise to the protein MTEAQSAETDRADPLDGDERLPEYFGSAWPRVSAFHDLLVDQGELRGLVGPRELARLWERHLLNSAAVVPFLPTQGRVIDLGSGAGLPGIVVAAMLPDVEVVLLEPMERRTDWLSEVADTLKLDNVVVRRGRAQDEHGRLTGDAVTVRAVASLDKLYRWAMPLLVRGGQLVALKGAKAEEEIEAAKHVGRKLGAGTASVLDAPTIEGVEVTRVVRVVREAVPGVR
- the trxA gene encoding thioredoxin encodes the protein MGATTAVTDATFGTEVLESQIPVIAYFWAPWCGPCRMVGPVMEELAEQYAGRVKIVKINSDENPQTVADYGIVSIPTLNFHAGGELVKSVIGARPKSMVAQEIESVLASA
- a CDS encoding D-alanine--D-alanine ligase family protein, which codes for MSTTPSPRVVVLAGGLSHERDVSLRSGRRVADALRSVGVDVSIHDVDADLVPALVQLRPDLVWPLLHGTSGEDGSVRDVVQMLGLRLLGTGPRESRVAWSKPIAKTVAARAGLATPDFVTLPQSLFRELGARHVLDSIVARLGLPLVVKPSRGGSALGVTLVTRADELPQAMVDCFAYGDTALIERAVLGTEVAVSVIDTGDGPTALPAVEIVTEGPYDFDARYNPGRTEYFVPARLSPELSAAVADVAVAAHRAFGLDGLSRTDLIVDHDGTVWFLEVNVAPGMTETSLLPQAAEAAGLSLGQLYRALVETALAR
- a CDS encoding ParA family protein, translating into MLHTTPDASAAHDLPIAASTSPVSPAGDPRAAHALPAEGLDGTVSRETAGGPDDAGDRRFAHLVPATDRVIGEGVSRETTDPSRGADQRSARPAVGGEAGLGETVSRETEREAPDGSTTARDSAGGVTAGQSAAGRDDGDARDAGNISAASNVIETKTASDASGGAGGGSRDTISPMAQRHDLDPDESRRAALVESLPAVTDDTPLMAQLQQDARRRIELRGRRFPRPPQTRVITVANQKGGVGKTTTTVNLAAALAQAGLNVLVLDNDPQGNASTALGVEHRAGTPSIYEVLVDGAPLAEAVQQSPDVPNLWCLPATIDLSGAEIELVSMVARETRLRNALDTYLEWRVANGQERMDYVLVDCPPSLGLLTVNAFVVAREVLIPIQCEYYALEGLSQLLKTIQLIQAHLNPRLHVSTILLTMYDARTNLAQQVATEVRTHFPERTLRTTVPRSVRISEAPSYGQTVMTYDPGSSGALAYLEAAREVAERGAVEMRDDYTDGAPADGDARNATHENQAAAPVLQEEQW
- a CDS encoding protein kinase family protein, with the protein product MIESEVLVSEVVGRGTVLAGRYRVLSPVVSDLEGASAWQATDQILDRPVRVRILEHGAVAPALDAARRAALVTDSRLVRVLDVGTHEGYGYVVSEQLVGPSLARLVAQEPLTADQARAVVGEAASALEVARRRGVHHLALRPSVLHVSPDGRVLVGGLALDAALLGDSGGDARSTSRADAVGLVRLLYAALTGLWPADPRTPQTPGGETLPPAPIVDGAPVAPADLVPGVPNDLDTLCVVTLGPNDDGPHSPGELVRELEPWGEIRSSVSEPATPGGAVTALFPPTGAAAPGGGVPVPHEHDARDTAPVTVQRNSVRSAFQQQDPPGANRPGTPPPATPARNRSVGAAAVESDTAAATTPLPPAPTPTPRPQAQPQPQPLPPPVPPSVQRRPVSQTTSAAPAASSVPPVAREPRPQRQPEPEPQPRDDDPFDFGDVIGADNGPPSKNRFNATALVLIVVVAVVILGVVLAFRALFSSFDPASGSADEGPEPSQSAAAPPVAEPSEGAPAEEPPAPVAAPPVIASATSIDPSDADGEHEEDVAKAFDGDPGTYWYTQTYKRDDFAGFKDAVGYVINLAEKTTVSTVTLRTNSAGGNVEVRATDAANPTAGTVLASGAFGPDTVLTLNPPTETQSLVLWITQLPTASDGAFRLEVTEIELS
- a CDS encoding aminotransferase-like domain-containing protein, which translates into the protein MTAPLVPDGETSGPPTSFAAGTGTRLDRWLGSYAERTHGMRSSEIRALFAVANRPEVVSLAGGMPFLEGLPLDILGELAQRVVASRGLQALQYGSGQGDETLREQILDVMALEGIDAHPDDVVVTTGSQQALDLVTRIFIDPGDVVVAEAPSYVGALGVFRAYQADVVHVPIDADGLVPEALEATLSALAREGRRVKFLYTVPNFHNPAGVSLSAQRRPQVLEIARRHGVLVLEDNPYGLLGFSGDPVPALRSLDDEGVLYLGSFSKTFAPGYRVGWVVAPHAVREKLVLASESAILCPSNASQIAISTYLATCDWRGQIKAYREQYRERRDAMISALSEHLPDASWNVPDGGFYTWVKLPDGLDAKDMLPRAVTARVAYVPGTAFYYDGSGADHMRLSFCYPTPERIREGVRRLAGVVESERELVELFGTSGSAGQGDVQSPGPDVS